One stretch of Glycine soja cultivar W05 chromosome 7, ASM419377v2, whole genome shotgun sequence DNA includes these proteins:
- the LOC114418124 gene encoding uncharacterized protein LOC114418124 — MATTLMFFRPTMIRASAGSPGKPDPRNRKPVSSNWWAPLFGWPADPDYMGPLQKASEKSDPEREVGLDLGRPRSKFTAGCFTEKKAKELRKKTVETSTFHDIMYHSAIASRLASDVSKGYEK, encoded by the coding sequence ATGGCAACAACACTCATGTTTTTCCGACCAACCATGATCCGGGCCTCCGCTGGTTCTCCCGGCAAGCCCGACCCGAGAAACAGGAAGCCCGTTTCCTCCAACTGGTGGGCTCCGCTGTTCGGATGGCCCGCGGATCCGGACTACATGGGCCCATTGCAGAAGGCGAGTGAGAAATCGGATCCGGAGCGGGAAGTGGGCCTGGACCTGGGCCGGCCCAGATCCAAGTTCACAGCGGGGTGCTTCACGGAGAAGAAGGCGAAAGAGCTGAGAAAGAAGACCGTGGAAACGTCGACGTTTCATGACATCATGTACCACTCCGCTATTGCATCCAGACTCGCGTCCGATGTTTCCAAAGGGTACGAGAAATAA
- the LOC114418123 gene encoding cytochrome c oxidase subunit 5b-2, mitochondrial-like, with protein sequence MLRRLLSSHLKTLASSAAAATATPRSASASARFAALSRSCLYFSTQSEDATAIKKKVEDIMPIATGHEREELQAELEGRNILEIDHPEGPFGTKEAPAVVKSYYDKRIVGCPGGEGEDEHDVVWFWLEKDKPHECPVCAQYFVLEVVGPGGPPDGHGDDDHH encoded by the exons ATGTTGCGGAGGCTTCTCTCTTCTCACCTCAAAACCCTAGCCTcctccgccgccgccgccaccGCCACTCCCCGATCTGCTTCCGCCTCCGCCAGATTCGCCGCTCTCTCTCGCTCCTGCCTCTACTTCTCAACCCAATCCG AGGATGCTACTGCGATCAAAAAGAAGGTTGAGGACATAATGCCAATCGCTACTGGCCACGAGCGCGAGGAGCTTCAGGCTGAGCTCGAG GGAAGGAATATTCTTGAAATAGACCATCCCGAAGGTCCATTCGGCACAAAG GAAGCACCTGCTGTTGTCAAATCTTACTATGATAAAAGGATAGTCGGATGCCCAGGAGGTGAAGGTG AGGATGAGCATGATGTTGTCTGGTTTTGGCTGGAGAAAGacaagccccatgaatgtccaGTGTGCGCACAGTATTTTGTT ctTGAAGTGGTAGGACCTGGTGGACCACCCGATGGACATGGCGATGATGATCACCATTGA